From a single Patescibacteria group bacterium genomic region:
- a CDS encoding CCA tRNA nucleotidyltransferase, giving the protein MLECIYGKQNSFRGFRHSQEINDVKVSAYLVGGCVRDLILGLNPKDWDIATNAKPLDIQKLFPNSLYENSFGTVAVKTNSNDPALKLVEVTTFRLEGKYTDKRHPDEIKFAKTIEEDLSRRDFTVNALALNLPPKNLKSLSSLIDPYKGAEDISAKLICCVGSPEERFNEDALRLIRAIRFAVELDFSIEENTKKAINKNAKLLSFIAKERVRDEFIKIIMSQNAAKGIQLLEDTGLMKCIIPELREGINCAQNKHHIYTVWEHNLRSLDYTVSKNYSFEIRLAALLHDVGKPKTKRGEGESATFYGHEVVGARMVAEILKELKFSNEVVEKVVHLVRCHLFYYNVGDVTPAGVRRFIKRVGAENISDLIKVREADRIGSGVPKAVPYKLRHLLYMIEKVREDPISSKMLAIDGKDIMDIAKLNPSPKVGQ; this is encoded by the coding sequence TTGTTAGAATGTATATATGGAAAACAAAATTCCTTTAGAGGTTTTAGACATAGCCAAGAAATTAACGATGTCAAAGTAAGCGCCTACCTTGTTGGAGGTTGTGTTCGCGACCTCATATTGGGTCTAAATCCCAAAGATTGGGATATTGCAACTAACGCCAAACCTTTAGATATTCAAAAATTATTTCCAAACTCCCTTTATGAAAACTCTTTTGGGACTGTTGCCGTTAAAACAAATTCCAATGACCCCGCACTTAAATTGGTTGAGGTTACAACCTTTAGACTGGAAGGAAAGTACACCGACAAACGACATCCCGATGAGATAAAATTTGCAAAAACCATAGAAGAAGACTTGTCCAGAAGAGACTTTACCGTAAACGCGCTTGCGTTAAATCTTCCGCCAAAGAATCTCAAGTCACTTAGCTCTCTTATAGACCCTTATAAAGGAGCAGAGGACATTTCAGCTAAACTTATCTGTTGTGTGGGAAGTCCAGAGGAGCGGTTTAATGAGGACGCCTTGCGTTTAATACGCGCGATTAGATTTGCGGTGGAGCTTGATTTTAGTATTGAAGAAAATACAAAAAAAGCCATTAACAAAAACGCAAAACTGTTATCTTTTATAGCCAAAGAGAGAGTAAGGGACGAGTTCATAAAAATAATAATGTCCCAAAACGCCGCAAAGGGGATTCAACTTTTGGAAGATACGGGTCTTATGAAATGCATAATTCCCGAACTTCGCGAGGGTATAAACTGCGCGCAAAACAAGCATCATATATACACGGTATGGGAGCATAATTTAAGAAGTTTAGATTATACCGTATCAAAAAACTACTCTTTTGAAATTAGGTTAGCGGCGCTTTTACATGATGTGGGAAAGCCAAAGACTAAAAGAGGGGAAGGGGAGTCTGCAACTTTTTATGGTCACGAAGTTGTGGGGGCAAGAATGGTAGCAGAGATACTCAAGGAACTTAAGTTTTCTAACGAAGTTGTTGAAAAAGTGGTTCATTTGGTAAGATGCCATCTTTTTTATTACAATGTGGGAGATGTAACGCCAGCGGGCGTTCGCCGATTTATAAAACGGGTAGGCGCGGAGAACATTTCCGATTTAATAAAAGTTCGGGAAGCCGACAGGATCGGTTCGGGCGTTCCAAAAGCCGTTCCTTACAAATTAAGGCATCTTCTTTATATGATTGAGAAAGTTAGGGAAGACCCCATTTCATCAAAAATGCTTGCTATAGATGGCAAGGATATAATGGATATTGCCAAACTAAATCCCAGCCCTAAAGTAGGGCAGAT